Proteins from a single region of Segatella copri:
- the pflA gene encoding pyruvate formate-lyase-activating protein encodes MKGFVHSIESFGSVDGPGIRFLIFLQGCPMRCQFCHNPDSWKTGVGEEWSADDLLDKAERFKSYWGDKGGITVSGGEALMQIDFLIELFEKAHQRGINTCLDTSAQPFRKEGAFFDKFERLMAVTDTVLLDIKHINDEEHRKLTRHSNVNILDCARYLSEIHKPVWIRHILIPGITDKDEYLYQLRDFLSTLSNIERIDVLPYHTMGIYKYEKLGVAYPLEGIDSPTSDRIAHADAILQEAL; translated from the coding sequence ATGAAAGGATTTGTTCACAGCATAGAGAGCTTTGGTTCTGTAGATGGACCAGGCATCAGATTTTTGATTTTCCTGCAGGGGTGTCCGATGCGCTGCCAGTTCTGCCATAACCCGGATTCCTGGAAAACGGGGGTAGGAGAAGAGTGGAGTGCCGATGACCTGTTGGATAAAGCAGAGCGATTCAAGAGTTATTGGGGTGACAAGGGCGGTATTACTGTAAGTGGTGGAGAAGCCCTGATGCAGATAGACTTTCTCATCGAACTTTTCGAGAAAGCCCATCAGCGTGGCATCAATACCTGTCTTGATACATCAGCGCAACCATTTAGGAAAGAGGGTGCTTTCTTCGATAAATTCGAGCGTCTGATGGCCGTCACTGATACTGTTCTTCTTGATATCAAGCATATCAACGATGAAGAGCATCGTAAACTCACCCGCCATTCTAATGTAAACATACTGGATTGTGCACGTTATTTAAGCGAGATACACAAACCAGTATGGATTCGTCACATCCTGATTCCAGGTATTACCGACAAGGATGAATACCTCTATCAGTTGCGCGATTTTCTTTCTACACTCTCTAATATTGAGCGTATAGATGTCTTACCCTATCATACGATGGGTATCTACAAGTATGAGAAACTAGGTGTTGCCTACCCGCTGGAAGGCATAGATTCTCCTACTAGTGATCGCATAGCTCATGCAGATGCAATCTTGCAAGAGGCACTTTAA
- a CDS encoding DUF6722 family protein, giving the protein MKLNNEQKKALYEEGYKFCFDVVKLILGGVIFAGIMQDNIDRTRLYAWGVFFMVLIVALGMYFIIKSKNKKK; this is encoded by the coding sequence ATGAAACTAAATAATGAACAAAAGAAAGCCCTTTATGAAGAGGGTTACAAATTCTGTTTTGATGTTGTCAAGCTCATTCTTGGTGGTGTCATTTTTGCAGGAATTATGCAAGATAATATAGATAGAACTAGGTTGTATGCTTGGGGCGTTTTCTTTATGGTCTTGATAGTTGCATTAGGAATGTATTTTATAATAAAGTCTAAAAATAAAAAGAAATAA
- the pflB gene encoding formate C-acetyltransferase, with the protein MKTEWRGFKGNMWQSEVNLRDFIQNNYTCYDGDESFLAEPTQATNTLWGMLKELQKEERAKGGVLDMETEIVSGLTAYGAAYIGEGTKDLEKVVGLQTDKPLKRAFMPYGGIKMAEQACTTYGYQPSEKLHEIFHKYCKTHNDGVFDAYTPEMKLVRHNHILTGLPDTYGRGRIVGDYRRVALYGIDFLIEEKKNDLANMGDREMIDEVIRLREEVSMQIKALKGLKEMAQLYGYDISQPAKNAREAVQWLYFGYLGAVKTQNGAAMSVGRISTFLDIYIQRDLNEGTLTEDEAQELIDHLVMKFRMVKFARIPSYNELFTGDPVWATLEVGGMGQDGRSMVTKNDFRFLHTLENMGPSPEPNLTVLYSSRLPKAFKHYASLISVKTSSIQYENDDVMRPVWGDDYSICCCVSATQTGKEMQFFGARANLAKCLTYAVSGGVDSKTREQCGPKYRAVEGDVLTYEEFMPRFMDMMDWLAGVYVKTLNLIHYMHDKYFYEAAELALIDTDVRRTFATGIAGFSHVVDSISAIKYAKVNIVRDETGFPLSFKTEGDFPRYGNDDERADEIAVWLLKTFMNMIKKHHTYRNSEPTTSILTITSNVVYGKFTSNMPDGRPAGAPLAPGANPSYGAEKNGLLASLNSVAKLPYEYALDGISNTQTISPGALGHNDEERAQTLVGVLDGYFNQGSHHLNVNVFGIDKLKDAMEHPEKEEYQNFTIRVSGYAVKFIDLTREQQLDVIARQAHERL; encoded by the coding sequence ATGAAAACAGAATGGAGAGGTTTCAAAGGAAACATGTGGCAGAGTGAAGTGAATCTTCGTGATTTCATTCAGAACAACTACACTTGTTATGACGGCGATGAGTCGTTCCTTGCAGAACCAACTCAGGCAACTAATACCCTTTGGGGTATGTTGAAGGAACTCCAGAAGGAGGAGCGCGCCAAGGGTGGTGTGCTTGATATGGAAACAGAAATCGTTTCAGGATTGACAGCTTATGGTGCTGCTTATATTGGTGAAGGTACAAAGGATTTGGAGAAAGTGGTAGGTCTTCAGACTGATAAGCCTCTGAAGCGTGCCTTCATGCCTTACGGTGGTATCAAGATGGCGGAGCAGGCTTGTACAACATATGGCTATCAGCCATCAGAGAAGCTCCACGAAATCTTCCACAAGTATTGCAAAACTCATAATGATGGCGTATTCGATGCTTATACTCCAGAGATGAAGCTCGTTCGCCATAACCACATTCTTACCGGTCTTCCTGATACATACGGTCGCGGCCGTATCGTAGGTGACTACCGTCGTGTAGCCCTCTATGGTATCGACTTCCTCATCGAGGAGAAGAAGAACGACCTCGCTAACATGGGCGACCGTGAGATGATTGACGAAGTAATCCGTCTTCGTGAAGAGGTTTCTATGCAGATCAAGGCTCTCAAGGGCTTGAAGGAGATGGCTCAGTTGTATGGTTACGACATCTCTCAGCCTGCTAAGAACGCTCGCGAGGCTGTTCAGTGGTTGTACTTCGGTTACCTCGGAGCTGTGAAGACTCAGAATGGTGCTGCGATGTCTGTAGGCCGTATCTCTACATTCCTCGACATCTATATCCAGCGCGATTTGAATGAGGGTACTCTTACCGAGGATGAGGCTCAGGAGCTCATCGACCACTTGGTCATGAAGTTCCGTATGGTTAAGTTCGCCCGTATCCCTTCTTATAACGAACTCTTCACCGGCGACCCAGTTTGGGCTACTCTCGAAGTAGGTGGTATGGGTCAGGATGGCCGCTCAATGGTTACCAAGAACGATTTCCGTTTCCTCCACACATTGGAGAACATGGGTCCTTCACCAGAGCCAAACTTGACAGTACTCTATAGCTCTCGCTTGCCAAAGGCATTCAAGCACTACGCTTCTTTGATTTCTGTAAAGACAAGTTCTATCCAGTATGAGAACGATGACGTAATGCGTCCAGTTTGGGGTGACGACTATAGCATCTGCTGCTGTGTATCTGCTACTCAGACAGGTAAGGAAATGCAGTTCTTCGGTGCACGTGCCAACTTGGCTAAGTGCTTGACCTACGCTGTATCTGGCGGTGTTGACTCAAAGACACGCGAGCAGTGCGGTCCTAAGTATCGCGCCGTTGAGGGTGATGTGTTGACATACGAGGAGTTCATGCCACGTTTCATGGATATGATGGACTGGTTGGCTGGCGTTTATGTGAAGACATTGAACCTCATCCACTACATGCACGATAAGTACTTCTACGAGGCAGCAGAGTTGGCGCTCATCGATACAGATGTTCGTCGTACTTTCGCTACAGGTATCGCTGGTTTCAGCCACGTGGTTGACTCTATCTCAGCTATCAAGTATGCCAAGGTAAACATCGTCCGTGATGAGACTGGTTTCCCTCTCAGCTTCAAGACCGAGGGTGACTTCCCACGTTACGGTAACGATGATGAGCGTGCTGATGAGATTGCAGTATGGTTGCTCAAGACCTTCATGAACATGATCAAGAAGCATCATACATACCGCAATTCAGAGCCTACTACATCTATCTTGACTATCACATCAAATGTAGTATACGGTAAGTTCACCAGCAACATGCCTGATGGTCGTCCAGCCGGTGCTCCTTTGGCTCCAGGTGCTAACCCATCTTACGGTGCAGAGAAGAACGGTCTTTTGGCTTCATTGAACTCAGTAGCTAAGTTGCCATACGAGTATGCTCTCGATGGTATCTCTAATACTCAGACCATCAGTCCAGGTGCTCTCGGTCATAACGATGAGGAGCGTGCCCAGACATTGGTAGGTGTATTGGATGGTTACTTCAACCAGGGTTCTCACCACCTGAACGTGAACGTATTCGGTATCGACAAGCTCAAGGATGCTATGGAGCATCCAGAGAAAGAAGAGTACCAGAACTTCACTATCCGTGTGAGTGGTTACGCTGTTAAGTTCATCGACTTGACACGCGAGCAGCAGCTCGACGTAATCGCTCGTCAGGCTCACGAGAGACTCTAA
- a CDS encoding thiamine phosphate synthase, producing MNKSLALAHFQTSFQFITHQNERFSYLEGAYLALIGGCDWVQLRMKGATDEEVEPIARKLKLACEGAGATFILDDRVELVKKLQIDGVHLGKNDMPVDEARRLLGDEFIIGGTANTFDDIRRLHEQGADYIGCGPFRYTTTKEKLSPVLGIEGYRQIIEKMRENKISLPMVAIGGLTPDDIDPLAELGIGVAMSGTILNAENPVTMTRQIHDKCFGLFIENLNHFFENQ from the coding sequence ATGAACAAGTCTTTAGCATTAGCTCATTTTCAGACGAGCTTTCAGTTTATCACGCATCAGAACGAGCGCTTCTCTTATCTCGAAGGAGCCTATCTGGCACTTATCGGAGGATGTGATTGGGTTCAGCTTCGCATGAAAGGTGCTACCGATGAAGAGGTTGAGCCTATAGCCCGTAAGTTAAAGTTGGCTTGCGAGGGTGCCGGTGCAACTTTTATCCTCGACGACCGTGTAGAACTGGTGAAGAAGTTACAGATAGATGGTGTACATCTTGGAAAGAATGATATGCCGGTTGATGAGGCCCGTAGGCTCCTGGGTGATGAATTCATTATCGGAGGCACAGCCAATACATTTGATGATATTCGTCGTTTGCATGAACAGGGGGCTGACTATATCGGTTGTGGTCCGTTCCGCTATACTACTACCAAGGAGAAACTCTCTCCCGTGTTGGGTATAGAAGGTTATCGCCAGATTATTGAGAAGATGAGGGAGAATAAAATCTCTCTGCCTATGGTAGCCATCGGAGGTTTGACTCCAGACGATATAGATCCGCTTGCAGAATTGGGCATCGGTGTGGCAATGAGCGGTACCATTCTGAATGCGGAGAACCCTGTTACCATGACACGTCAGATTCATGACAAGTGTTTCGGATTATTCATCGAAAATCTCAATCATTTTTTTGAGAATCAGTAG